From the Oncorhynchus nerka isolate Pitt River linkage group LG20, Oner_Uvic_2.0, whole genome shotgun sequence genome, one window contains:
- the LOC115102548 gene encoding nuclear receptor subfamily 1 group D member 1-like, with product MDTPGGGVILYARSSGSPSPGSPSSGYQTQSPSSTLSQPSSPEEITFTELGSLKGQRGGGCTPPSSSKLVFHFPEVYNVATSTSTHQHSYQHPIAGKRPSGFTGPFTKTGGMVLLCTVCGDIASGFHYGVHACEGCKGFFRRSIQQNINYKMCVKNENCLIMRMNRNRCQHCRFKKCLSVGMSRDAVRFGRIPKREKQRLLDEMQSYMNSLNESATMDIESSPVSEAPPSPAEVPSKEAIRAISRAYQDISSSSQDRAAKSELNITNLPTTSLFKSNTSQETSYANGSSHLGSDSTQGYQSCPAGLAPHCPDTNDNHHTFPSVDKSRYSCPATLSNHDHGQSNVGTTQRGSSANHNSFSMKEETQEPQTQTSCPWKLAAGTKVLACPLNACPVSAASRSGQQIWESFSQCFTPAVREVVEFAKGIPGFQELSQHDQVMLLKSGTFQVLMVRFCTMFNPEERTVTFLNGQTYPLSTLRALGMGALLDAIFDFSEKLGTLRLEPDEMALFMAVVLVSADLSGIVDMGAVEQLQEGLIRALHSLIHCRRPDESASIFPKLLLHLPDLRTLNNLHSDKLLAFRIDS from the exons GAGGTGTCATTCTGTATGCGCGCTCCTCCGGCAGCCCCAGCCCTGGCAGCCCGTCCAGTGGGTACCAGACCcagtccccctcctccaccctctcccagCCCTCCTCCCCAGAGGAGATCACCTTCACAGAACTCGGGTCCCTGAAGggccagagagggggaggatgcacacctccatcatcctccaagcTGGTGTTCCACTTCCCAGAAGTCTACAATGTGGCTACATCAACGTCCACCCACCAGCACTCGTACCAACACCCCATCGCTGGGAAAAGGCCTAGTGGATTCACAGGACCTTTCACCA AGACTGGCGGTATGGTGCTcctgtgtacagtgtgtggagACATTGCATCTGGGTTCCACTACGGAGTGCACGCCTGTGAGGGTTGCAAG GGCTTCTTCCGTCGCAGCATTCAGCAAAACATCAACTACAAGATGTGTGTGAAGAACGAGAACTGCCTCATTATGAGAATGAACCGCAACCGCTGCCAACACTGTCGCTTCAAGAAATGCCTCTCCGTGGGCATGTCCAGAGATG CTGTGCGTTTTGGCCGTATCCCtaagagggagaagcagaggcttCTGGATGAGATGCAAAGCTACATGAACAGCCTGAATGAGTCTGCCACCATGGACATAGAGTCCTCCCCCGTCTCCGAAGCCCCTCCCAGCCCAGCAGAGGTTCCTTCTAAAGAGGCCATCAGAGCCATCTCGCGGGCCTATCAGGACATCTCTTCCAGCAGCCAAGACAGGGCAGCCAAGAGTGAACTCAACATCACCAACTTACCAACAACATCTCTGTTCAAGAGCAACACATCTCAGGAGACCAGCTACGCCAATGGCTCCTCCCACCTCGGCTCTGACTCCACCCAGGGGTACCAGTCCTGTCCTGCAGGCCTTGCCCCTCACTGCCCAGACACCAATGACAACCACCATACGTTCCCCTCTGTGGACAAAAGTCGCTATAGTTGCCCCGCTACTTTGTCCAATCATGACCACGGACAGTCTAATGTGGGCACAACTCAACGGGGCAGCTCGGCCAATCACAACAGTTTCTCCATGAAGGAAGAGACCCAAGAGCCGCAAACTCAGACATCCTGTCCATGGAAATTAGCTGCTGGAACCAAAGTGCTG GCCTGTCCTCTCAATGCGTGTCCTGTATCTGCGGCCAGTCGTTCTGGACAGCAGATATGGGAGTCTTTCTCCCAGTGTTTCACCCCGGCAGTGAGGGAAGTGGTTGAGTTTGCTAAGGGTATCCCTGGCTTCCAGGAGCTCAGCCAGCACGACCAGGTCATGCTGCTCAAATCAGGCACCTTCCAG GTGTTGATGGTGAGGTTTTGTACAATGTTTAACCCTGAGGAGCGGACGGTGACCTTCCTGAATGGCCAGACGTACCCTCTGTCCACCCTGCGGGCGCTGGGGATGGGGGCGCTGCTCGACGCCATCTTTGACTTTAGTGAGAAGCTGGGAACTCTGAGGCTGGAGCCTGATGAGATGGCTCTGTTCATGGCCGTGGTGCTGGTCTCTGCAG ACCTTTCTGGCATCGTTGATATGGGggcagtagaacagctccaggaGGGGTTAATCCGTGCCCTGCATTCCCTCATCCACTGCCGTCGTCCCGACGAGAGCGCGTCCATCTTCCCCAAGCTGCTCCTGCACTTGCCCGACCTGCGCACCCTCAACAACCTGCACTCCGACAAGCTGCTGGCCTTCCGGATTGACTCGTGA
- the LOC115102549 gene encoding molybdate-anion transporter-like, which yields MLVTAYLAIVVLLALCVGLELTARRLTPPQPTPSAVGTNPAFRRFQTLFLRGYLLALWADWLQGPYLYKLYHHYSFLESQIAILYVVGLASCVLFAPVAGWLPQVLGRRQTCLLFCVAYSACCLTKLSRDYFVLIAGRMLGGLSTSLLSTAFEAWYVHRHVNAHDFPKEWIPSTFTKAASWNHGLAVGAGLVANMLAEWLHLGPVAPFLLAVPCLGACGWVVLTDWGTEEKGGLERDKTSLLGPAASVPLARASARARFWRSCQECLRCLLSDRRVMLLGGVQALFESVLYIFVFLWTPVLDPHGPPLGIVFSCLMAASMAGSLLYRLATSTRYRLQPGHLLCFSMLLAFFSFFMLIFSTAPGQPRPRESLLAFLLLELASGLYFPAVSFLQGRVIPEEKRAGVLAWFRLPLHLLACLGLLALHGEVSGTGGGESGSGTRNMFGGCAVMMLAALLAVVSLFTLGRNDVDLRLEGPKGEGEI from the exons ATGTTGGTGACAGCCTACCTGGCCATCGTGGTCCTATTGGCGCTATGTGTCGGTCTGGAGCTCACGGCACGTCGCCTCACCCCGCCTCAACCCACTCCCTCTGCTGTGGGCACCAACCCTGCTTTCCGCCGCTTCCAGACCCTGTTCCTAAGAGGCTACCTCCTAGCCCTGTGGGCTGACTGGCTGCAGGGGCCATACCTCTACAAGCTGTACCATCACTACAGCTTCCTGGAGTCCCAGATAGCCATCCTGTATGTCGTTGGCCTGGCCTCCTGTGTGCTGTTTGCCCCCGTGGCCGGCTGGCTCCCTCAG GTCCTGGGGCGCAGACAGACCTGCCTGCTCTTCTGCGTAGCCTACTCAGCCTGTTGCCTCACCAAGCTATCCCGGGACTACTTTGTCCTTATCGCGGGTCGCATGCTAGGGGGCCTgtccacctctctgctctccacagcCTTCGAGGCCTGGTACGTGCATCGACATGTGAACGCCCACGACTTCCCTAAAGAATGGATCCCCAGCACCTTCACCAAGGCTGCTAGCTGGAACCATGGGCTGGCAGTGGGGGCTGGGCTGGTGGCTAACATGCTGGCTGAGTGGCTCCACCTGGGGCCTGTGGCTCCCTTCCTCCTGGCTGTGCCCTGCCTGGGGGCCTGTGGCTGGGTGGTGCTGACTGACTGGGGCACGGAGGAGAAGGGAGGCCTGGAGAGGGACAAGACGTCCTTGCTTGGTCCTGCTGCTTCAGTGCCCCTGGCCCGGGCATCAGCACGGGCCCGGTTCTGGCGCAGCTGTCAGGAATGTCTCCGCTGTCTGTTATCAGACAGACGGGTGATGCTGCTAGGAGGTGTCCAAGCTCTGTTTGAGAGTGTACTTTATATATTTGTCTTCCTGTGGACCCCGGTCCTGGACCCCCACGGCCCTCCGCTGGGCATTGTCTTCTCCTGCCTGATGGCAGCCAGTATGGCTGGGTCCCTGCTCTACCGCCTGGCCACATCCACCCGCTACCGCCTCCAGCCTGGTCACCTCCTCTGCTTCTCCATGCTGCTTGCATTTTTCTCCTTCTTCATGCTTATCTTCTCCACTGCCCCGGGCCAGCCCAGACCCCGCGAGTCCCTGCTGGCCTTCCTGCTGCTGGAGCTGGCCAGTGGCCTCTACTTCCCCGCTGTCAGCTTCCTCCAGGGGAGGGTGATCCCAGAGGAGAAGAGGGCCGGGGTGCTGGCCTGGTTCAGGCTGCCTCTGCACCTTCTGGCCTGCCTGGGGCTCCTGGCGCTCCATGGAGAGGTGTCTGGGACTGGAGGGGGTGAGAGTGGTAGTGGAACTAGAAACATGTTTGGGGGCTGTGCTGTTATGATGCTAGCTGCACTCTTGGCTGTGGTTAGTCTCTTTACTCTGGGAAGGAATGATGTGGATCTCAGACTAGAGGGGcccaaaggagagggagagatatga